The Candidatus Desulfatibia profunda genome contains a region encoding:
- a CDS encoding ketoacyl-ACP synthase III, protein MKKSIIKSTGRFLPPRVVTNHDLEQWMDTSDEWIRQRTGIEKRHWIPEAGGVGSSDLGLEAAKIALERAGWQPEDIDLIIFGTLSPDIFFPGSGCLLQHKLGLETTPALDIRQQCTGFLYGLATADAFIRSGYFNRILFVGAEVHSTGLDISTRGRDVAVIFGDGAGAVCLEGVETDEAVGIVAARLHSQGEFADILTVEVPSHKLNPSINAEMIKEGRHYPFMDGRAVFKTAVRRLPQVAEATTKAAGLSIDDIDLFIPHQANLRINQAFAKAMSLPEEKVFHNIQQYGNTTAASIPIALDEAIEKNIIGRGSTVMFLALGAGLTWGAVIYRFPK, encoded by the coding sequence ATGAAAAAGTCCATCATAAAAAGTACCGGACGCTTTCTGCCGCCCCGTGTCGTTACCAACCATGATCTGGAACAGTGGATGGACACATCGGATGAATGGATCCGCCAGCGTACCGGTATCGAAAAACGGCACTGGATTCCTGAAGCCGGCGGGGTCGGATCTTCGGATCTTGGTCTTGAGGCTGCCAAAATTGCCCTGGAGCGAGCAGGGTGGCAACCCGAAGATATTGATCTTATTATTTTCGGCACACTCAGTCCGGATATTTTTTTTCCAGGATCAGGGTGTCTTTTACAGCACAAACTGGGGCTTGAAACCACACCGGCCCTTGATATCCGCCAGCAATGCACGGGGTTTTTATACGGATTGGCAACGGCGGATGCATTTATTCGCAGCGGCTATTTCAACCGAATTTTATTTGTCGGTGCTGAAGTGCACAGTACCGGACTCGATATTTCCACGCGCGGACGGGACGTTGCCGTAATATTCGGTGACGGCGCCGGCGCCGTCTGCCTGGAAGGTGTTGAAACCGACGAAGCGGTGGGCATTGTTGCCGCCCGGCTTCATTCCCAGGGTGAGTTCGCGGACATTTTGACGGTGGAAGTGCCGTCCCATAAGTTAAATCCTTCAATTAACGCGGAAATGATCAAGGAAGGCCGCCATTATCCGTTCATGGACGGCCGGGCGGTGTTCAAAACCGCGGTCAGGAGGCTCCCCCAGGTGGCCGAAGCAACCACAAAAGCGGCCGGTTTGTCCATCGACGATATCGATCTGTTCATTCCGCACCAGGCCAATCTGCGCATCAATCAGGCCTTTGCCAAGGCCATGAGTTTGCCTGAAGAAAAAGTATTTCACAATATCCAGCAATACGGCAATACCACCGCAGCCAGCATCCCCATTGCCCTGGACGAAGCCATTGAAAAAAATATAATCGGCAGGGGCAGCACGGTGATGTTTCTGGCGCTGGGCGCCGGATTGACCTGGGGCGCGGTGATTTACCGCTTTCCAAAATAA
- the recD gene encoding exodeoxyribonuclease V subunit alpha, which produces MNNINLKDLYDNGIFNDIDFHFARFITGLCRQDDPYIFLGAALASHVTGTGDVYLDLAAVVETPLFENQDGAIGLKYPPLSVWTEKLRASPVVGSSGEFRPLILDEKNRLYLYRYWEYEKKLSESVIKRVQKDIDPINIPLLQDGLQRLFPMVSQEGTDWQKVAALTATLKKFCVISGGPGTGKTFTVAKILALLLEQTGGLEIFLCAPTGKAAARLSESIKATKKTLNCRQEVIDAIPSESYTIHRMLKSKQGSRYFFYNAENPLPADIVVVDEASMVDLALMSKLLAAVPIEARLILIGDKDQLASVEAGSVLGDICDRNNVHGFSLPFRKRLEQITREEFNLNSEHDQTGPGLQDCIALLTKSFRFAESSAIGKFSRSVNQGDVEKVFSVLRASQAHILWQEMSDRKELLQTLAKRLIQGYSEYLETADPHTALERFERFKILCAVNIGPLGVIALNRLAEQVLGREGLIRPKQEWYAGRPVMITRNDYNLGLFNGDMGITLPAPEAGGREELYVYFSGASGQPRRFLPHRLSEHETVFAMTVHKSQGSEFDDVLLVLPERDYPVLTRELFYTAITRARQTISIWGTADIIKAAVSRKIERTSGLRDALWEFKE; this is translated from the coding sequence ATGAACAATATTAATCTAAAAGACTTATATGATAATGGAATTTTTAACGATATCGACTTCCATTTCGCACGCTTTATCACCGGCCTTTGCCGCCAAGATGATCCATATATTTTTCTGGGAGCGGCACTGGCAAGCCATGTAACTGGAACCGGCGATGTATATTTAGATCTGGCTGCGGTGGTGGAAACGCCTTTGTTTGAAAACCAGGATGGCGCAATCGGGCTGAAATATCCGCCGCTTTCCGTCTGGACTGAAAAACTCCGCGCAAGTCCTGTGGTGGGAAGTTCCGGAGAGTTTCGTCCCCTGATACTCGACGAGAAAAACAGACTGTACCTTTATCGCTATTGGGAATATGAAAAAAAACTTTCGGAGTCCGTCATTAAACGAGTTCAAAAGGATATCGATCCGATCAATATACCTTTGTTACAAGACGGCTTACAAAGACTTTTTCCCATGGTTTCCCAGGAAGGTACCGATTGGCAGAAAGTGGCGGCCCTTACCGCCACGTTGAAAAAGTTCTGTGTGATCTCCGGCGGGCCGGGAACCGGAAAAACCTTTACGGTGGCAAAAATCCTGGCATTGCTGTTAGAGCAGACCGGCGGGCTTGAGATCTTTCTGTGCGCACCGACCGGAAAAGCCGCTGCCAGACTTTCCGAATCGATTAAGGCCACAAAAAAAACATTGAACTGTCGCCAAGAAGTCATTGATGCCATACCCTCTGAATCGTATACGATTCACCGCATGCTGAAATCGAAGCAGGGGTCCAGGTACTTTTTTTATAATGCCGAAAATCCGCTGCCCGCTGACATCGTGGTGGTGGACGAGGCGTCTATGGTCGATCTGGCTCTGATGTCAAAACTCCTGGCGGCCGTACCGATCGAAGCCAGACTGATCCTCATCGGAGATAAGGATCAGCTTGCTTCGGTCGAGGCAGGTTCCGTTCTGGGCGACATTTGCGACCGCAACAATGTCCACGGTTTTTCGCTGCCATTTCGTAAACGGCTAGAACAAATCACCCGGGAAGAATTCAATCTGAACAGCGAGCATGATCAAACAGGACCCGGACTGCAGGATTGTATCGCGCTATTAACAAAAAGCTTTCGATTTGCAGAAAGCAGCGCCATCGGCAAATTCAGCCGAAGCGTGAATCAGGGGGACGTTGAAAAGGTTTTTAGTGTGCTAAGAGCTTCCCAGGCGCATATCTTATGGCAAGAGATGTCGGATCGGAAAGAGCTGCTTCAGACCCTTGCAAAAAGGTTGATCCAAGGTTATTCAGAATATCTTGAAACCGCTGATCCCCATACAGCCCTTGAACGCTTTGAGCGCTTCAAGATATTATGTGCCGTAAACATCGGACCCTTGGGGGTTATTGCGCTCAACAGGCTGGCGGAACAGGTGTTGGGCCGGGAAGGTTTGATAAGGCCAAAGCAAGAATGGTATGCGGGAAGACCGGTTATGATCACTCGCAATGATTATAACCTGGGCCTGTTTAATGGCGATATGGGGATCACCCTTCCGGCCCCGGAAGCAGGCGGCCGGGAAGAACTATATGTTTATTTTTCCGGAGCCTCCGGCCAACCCAGGCGATTTTTACCTCACAGACTTTCCGAGCACGAAACGGTTTTTGCCATGACCGTTCACAAAAGCCAGGGCTCTGAGTTTGATGACGTTCTGCTGGTTCTGCCGGAAAGGGATTATCCGGTACTGACACGCGAACTGTTCTACACGGCAATCACAAGGGCCAGGCAGACCATTTCGATATGGGGGACCGCAGACATTATCAAGGCCGCCGTATCGCGTAAAATTGAGCGGACTTCGGGGCTGCGGGACGCCCTGTGGGAATTTAAGGAATAA
- the recB gene encoding exodeoxyribonuclease V subunit beta, which yields MKPFDLANSPLAGTFLIEASAGTGKTYTIAGLYLRLILEERLLPGQILVVTFTKAATAEIKDRIRNKLLQAKSAFLSGSSTDDFVDTIVKKHDNPPLAVQLIQDALFDFDKSAVFTIHGFCQRILQENAFEAQSLFDTELVTDPSDLTQEIVDDFWRNRFYTLPPEFISYALQKISGPEFFLRLLDQKKAPEIKIVPDVEQPALTSLDDFRKIFNTLKDLWPVSRTGVMQLLKAAALNEKVYGSIKTKAEQPGVSARDLKVVSMAEAMDRYVDAKCTGFPLFENFEKFTVTKLITSTRKNHTPPSHELFDFCEELYQKGVGLEKEMERYLLFLKSECFKFVETELSARKKQANIQFFDDLLLMVKRALEDKGGNALAAAIANKYRAALVDEFQDTDSVQYEIFSRLFASKQNALFMIGDPKQSIYSFRGADIFSYMKAARQADSKYTLIENWRSTPALIKAVNTIFSNVQTPFIFKKIPFEEGIPGEKSKAVTGNAPLTLWYLPFDKATSLNKTEAIELIAAAVAAEISRLMAADPGGASDHETVDIKSGDIAVLVRTNRQAKVIKTHLAAKRIPAVIYGAGNVFDTHEALEMERILASISEPVNERLFRSALVTDMMGVSGQELDLGSEEAHWWQARLGAFREYFQVWQQYGFIRMFRLMTAGEKVRGRLLSFPDGDRRLTNVLHLAEILHQESISKKLGITGLIRWLSEQTQAVLSESEVHQLRLESDEHAVKIITIHKSKGLEFPVVFCPFGWDGSLIKRKEVSFHENTENNTLTLDIDAGPNSRHRVQAQNELLAENLRLLYVALTRAKKRCYLVWGSFKTAQTSALAYLFHCDRTHADGASGDDIVSALMKSGISIKKSQEFMADLEHLANRSEGSIELVSMPLETHQEYHPRKARGQKRFCRQFTGNIDTTWKVASYSYLISKRSFDQALPDRDTYGDASRNIPAYRRDVPENADIFSFPAGTRTGLFFHDIFEHLDFASNDPDQRKKLVTDKLKAYGFDANWQAPVNTMIQKVLVTPLPSGTTPLTLSSVQCQDRINEMEFYFPLKSITPQTLKTIFKTRAGVDISADFPQRIDKLSFPLAKGFMKGYIDLVLHAKGRYFLVDWKSNFLGSRLENYDRAALNQTMHNDYYILQYHLYTLALHRYLQSRVPGYRYETDFGGVFYIFIRGVDPDFGPDFGIYKDLPAADTIAALGRALIPGG from the coding sequence ATGAAACCATTTGATTTGGCCAATTCCCCCCTTGCCGGCACCTTTCTCATTGAAGCAAGCGCAGGTACGGGCAAGACATATACCATCGCCGGGCTTTATTTAAGGCTGATCCTCGAAGAACGTCTCTTGCCGGGCCAGATACTGGTAGTTACCTTTACCAAGGCGGCAACTGCGGAAATCAAGGACCGAATCCGCAATAAGCTCCTTCAGGCAAAATCGGCATTTTTAAGCGGGTCAAGTACGGACGATTTTGTCGACACTATTGTGAAAAAACACGATAATCCGCCGTTGGCCGTTCAATTGATTCAAGACGCTCTTTTCGATTTTGACAAATCCGCCGTCTTTACCATACACGGTTTTTGCCAGCGGATATTGCAGGAGAACGCCTTTGAGGCTCAAAGCTTATTCGATACGGAACTTGTGACCGACCCTTCCGATTTGACCCAGGAGATCGTTGATGACTTCTGGAGAAATCGTTTTTACACGCTGCCGCCGGAATTTATAAGCTACGCCCTTCAAAAGATATCCGGCCCGGAATTTTTTTTAAGGCTGCTGGACCAAAAAAAAGCACCGGAAATAAAAATTGTTCCGGATGTGGAGCAGCCTGCTCTAACCTCTCTGGATGATTTTAGAAAGATATTCAATACACTGAAAGACCTGTGGCCGGTTTCACGCACCGGGGTGATGCAGTTGTTAAAGGCTGCGGCGTTGAATGAAAAGGTTTACGGCAGTATCAAAACAAAGGCGGAGCAGCCCGGTGTTTCCGCTAGAGACCTGAAAGTTGTCTCCATGGCGGAAGCCATGGACAGATACGTTGATGCCAAATGCACGGGGTTCCCGTTGTTTGAAAATTTTGAAAAATTTACCGTTACAAAACTAATCACATCCACTCGAAAAAACCACACCCCGCCATCGCACGAGCTATTTGATTTTTGTGAAGAACTCTATCAAAAAGGTGTTGGCCTGGAAAAGGAAATGGAAAGGTATCTTCTGTTTCTTAAATCCGAATGTTTCAAATTTGTAGAAACAGAACTGTCGGCCAGGAAAAAACAAGCGAACATCCAATTTTTTGACGATCTTTTGCTGATGGTAAAAAGAGCCCTTGAAGATAAAGGCGGAAACGCGCTTGCCGCCGCTATTGCGAATAAATACAGGGCTGCCCTTGTGGATGAATTTCAGGATACGGATTCGGTTCAATATGAAATTTTTTCCAGGCTCTTTGCTTCAAAACAAAACGCCCTGTTTATGATCGGCGATCCCAAGCAATCCATATACAGCTTCAGAGGCGCTGATATCTTTTCTTACATGAAGGCGGCGCGCCAGGCGGATTCAAAATACACCCTGATCGAAAACTGGCGCTCAACGCCGGCGCTGATCAAAGCGGTCAACACGATTTTTTCAAATGTTCAAACACCGTTCATATTTAAAAAGATACCGTTTGAAGAAGGTATCCCCGGAGAAAAAAGCAAAGCGGTTACAGGGAACGCGCCGTTAACATTATGGTATCTGCCATTTGATAAAGCAACATCCCTAAATAAAACCGAGGCCATAGAGTTGATCGCAGCAGCGGTTGCCGCTGAAATTTCCCGTCTTATGGCCGCGGACCCCGGGGGCGCATCTGATCATGAAACCGTTGATATCAAGTCCGGTGACATCGCCGTCCTTGTTCGCACAAACCGGCAGGCAAAAGTTATCAAAACACACCTTGCAGCCAAACGGATTCCCGCTGTTATCTATGGCGCCGGAAACGTTTTTGATACCCATGAAGCCCTGGAGATGGAAAGGATCTTGGCGAGCATTTCCGAACCTGTCAATGAACGCCTGTTTCGGTCGGCCCTTGTAACCGACATGATGGGAGTTTCCGGACAAGAACTCGACCTGGGATCTGAAGAGGCGCACTGGTGGCAGGCGCGACTTGGCGCCTTCAGGGAATATTTTCAGGTATGGCAGCAATACGGTTTCATCAGAATGTTTCGTCTGATGACGGCCGGGGAAAAGGTGAGGGGACGTCTGCTGTCATTTCCGGATGGTGACAGGAGACTGACGAATGTTCTCCACCTGGCGGAAATTCTCCACCAGGAATCGATTTCAAAAAAGCTGGGAATTACCGGCCTTATCAGATGGTTGTCCGAACAAACACAAGCCGTATTATCCGAATCGGAAGTGCACCAGTTGCGTCTGGAAAGCGACGAGCATGCCGTTAAGATCATTACGATCCATAAAAGCAAAGGGCTGGAATTTCCGGTTGTTTTTTGTCCGTTTGGATGGGATGGCTCTTTAATCAAGCGCAAAGAAGTTTCTTTTCATGAAAATACCGAAAACAATACACTGACGCTCGATATTGACGCCGGCCCAAACAGCCGTCATCGTGTTCAGGCTCAAAATGAGCTTCTGGCGGAAAACTTAAGATTGCTTTACGTTGCTTTAACCCGTGCAAAAAAACGATGCTATCTGGTATGGGGATCCTTTAAAACAGCCCAAACGTCCGCTTTGGCCTACCTGTTTCACTGCGACCGGACCCATGCGGACGGCGCCAGCGGTGATGATATTGTGTCTGCCTTGATGAAATCCGGGATTTCAATCAAAAAAAGCCAAGAGTTTATGGCTGACCTTGAACATCTGGCAAATCGATCAGAAGGGAGCATTGAACTTGTTTCCATGCCGCTTGAAACCCACCAAGAATATCATCCTCGCAAGGCACGTGGGCAAAAACGCTTTTGCAGGCAATTTACAGGAAACATCGACACCACCTGGAAGGTGGCGAGTTACTCATACCTGATATCGAAACGGTCCTTTGATCAAGCGCTGCCGGATCGTGACACCTATGGCGATGCCAGCCGGAACATCCCGGCATATCGGCGGGATGTTCCCGAAAATGCCGATATCTTTTCATTTCCGGCGGGAACCAGAACCGGACTTTTTTTTCACGACATCTTCGAGCATCTTGATTTTGCATCAAACGATCCCGACCAACGCAAAAAACTGGTGACCGACAAGCTGAAGGCATATGGATTTGATGCCAACTGGCAGGCACCTGTCAATACCATGATACAAAAAGTCCTGGTAACCCCACTGCCGTCGGGCACAACGCCGTTAACCCTCTCCAGTGTTCAATGCCAGGACCGGATTAATGAGATGGAATTTTATTTTCCATTAAAATCGATAACCCCTCAAACACTGAAGACGATTTTCAAGACCCGTGCCGGCGTTGATATTTCCGCCGATTTTCCCCAGCGGATTGATAAACTGTCGTTTCCGCTGGCCAAGGGTTTTATGAAGGGGTATATCGACCTGGTCTTGCATGCCAAGGGCCGTTATTTTTTGGTGGACTGGAAATCGAATTTTTTGGGTTCGCGACTTGAAAATTACGATAGAGCCGCCTTGAATCAAACCATGCACAACGACTATTACATCCTGCAATATCATTTATATACGCTCGCACTTCACCGGTACTTGCAGAGCAGGGTGCCGGGTTACAGGTATGAAACCGATTTCGGCGGTGTTTTTTACATATTTATCCGTGGCGTTGATCCTGATTTCGGGCCGGATTTCGGAATTTACAAGGACCTGCCTGCTGCGGATACGATCGCTGCACTGGGCAGGGCCCTGATCCCCGGAGGCTAA
- a CDS encoding response regulator transcription factor — MFTILIIDDNIPFRRSLRKTLEARFPFVAIEEASQGREGLNKIDDCLPHLIFMDFYLPDITGLNLTRQIKTGYSNTCIVVFTTYDLPEYRIAALESGADHFVAKDSWTGDKTFELVESVLSNFGFDRNGITTGN; from the coding sequence TTGTTCACGATACTAATCATTGATGACAACATCCCTTTTCGACGCTCGCTGCGAAAAACCCTGGAGGCCAGGTTCCCGTTTGTTGCCATTGAGGAGGCCTCCCAAGGAAGGGAGGGTCTCAATAAAATCGATGACTGCCTGCCGCATCTGATTTTCATGGATTTTTATTTGCCGGACATAACGGGTCTTAACCTGACTCGCCAAATAAAAACAGGTTATTCCAATACATGTATCGTGGTCTTTACAACATATGATCTGCCTGAATACCGGATAGCCGCTCTTGAATCCGGTGCTGATCATTTTGTCGCCAAGGACTCATGGACCGGTGATAAAACCTTTGAATTGGTCGAATCCGTTTTATCGAATTTCGGTTTTGACCGGAACGGCATAACCACAGGTAATTAG
- a CDS encoding response regulator transcription factor, producing the protein MATKHRIIIAEDHTILREGLRALLSSDPNYEIVGEAEDGRDAIRCVEKLMPDLLLIDLSMPRMNGMEAIRDIKKRYPGIKIIALTVHKTEEYILATLEAGADGYVLKDATHGELAIAINSVLSGKPFLSPGVSGKVIEGYLEGRKTLRFSSAWDAISQREREVLKLIAEGYKNKEIAAILFISIKTVEKHRSNLMKKLNLHNAAALTAFAIEKGLITQ; encoded by the coding sequence ATGGCAACGAAACATAGAATCATCATCGCCGAGGATCATACCATCCTCAGAGAAGGCTTGCGGGCTCTGTTGTCTTCAGATCCGAATTACGAAATCGTAGGTGAGGCCGAAGATGGTCGCGACGCCATTCGCTGTGTTGAAAAACTCATGCCGGATTTGCTGCTGATAGACCTATCCATGCCCAGGATGAACGGCATGGAGGCCATCAGAGATATTAAAAAGCGGTATCCGGGGATAAAGATAATTGCACTGACGGTGCACAAAACAGAGGAATACATACTGGCGACGCTCGAAGCCGGGGCCGACGGATATGTTCTGAAGGATGCCACCCACGGTGAACTGGCGATCGCCATCAACAGTGTCTTGTCCGGCAAACCGTTTCTGAGTCCGGGTGTGTCCGGAAAGGTGATTGAAGGGTACCTGGAAGGCAGAAAAACCTTAAGGTTCAGCTCTGCCTGGGATGCCATTTCCCAGCGCGAGCGCGAAGTTCTCAAGCTGATTGCCGAAGGGTATAAGAACAAAGAGATTGCCGCTATTCTCTTTATCAGTATAAAAACGGTGGAAAAACACCGTTCCAACCTAATGAAGAAGCTGAATCTTCACAATGCGGCTGCTCTGACGGCCTTTGCCATCGAAAAAGGGCTGATTACGCAATAA
- the purB gene encoding adenylosuccinate lyase: MELTPLNAISPVDGRYRNITQKLSNYFSEGALIRYRVRVEIEYFIALCSLPLPQLKAFDHGLFGSLRKIYSDFSAEEARRVKDIEAITNHDVKAVEYYLKEKFDELKLESYKEFIHFGLTSQDINNTAIPCSLKDAWHEVLAPVLDEVVTALKERALQWKDVPMLARTHGQPASPTILGKEIYVFVDRLRNQAELLRTIPFSAKFGGATGNFNAHHVAYPDIDWIAFGNRLVNDVLGLKRSSVTTQIEHYDNLAAFCDNLKRINTILIDLDRDIWAYISMDYFKQKIKPGEVGSSAMPHKVNPIDFENSEGNLGLAIAVFEHLAAKLPISRLQRDLTDSTVTRNIGVPLAHTLIAWKSLLKGLGKLILNDEAIRADLQENWAVVAEAIQTILRREGYPHPYEALKALTRTHSHIDRQTIADFIEILKVPPAVKAELKNITPENYTGIYAF, from the coding sequence ATGGAACTTACGCCGTTGAATGCCATTTCCCCTGTGGACGGCCGGTATCGTAACATCACCCAGAAGTTAAGCAACTATTTTTCCGAAGGAGCGCTGATCAGGTACCGGGTGCGGGTTGAGATCGAATATTTTATTGCCCTGTGCAGCCTGCCGCTGCCGCAATTAAAGGCTTTCGACCACGGGCTGTTCGGTTCTCTGCGGAAGATCTATAGCGATTTTTCGGCCGAAGAGGCCCGCAGGGTGAAAGACATCGAGGCAATTACCAATCATGATGTCAAGGCAGTGGAATATTATCTTAAGGAAAAGTTTGATGAACTGAAGCTGGAATCTTATAAGGAGTTTATCCATTTTGGTTTAACATCCCAGGATATCAACAACACCGCCATTCCCTGTTCATTAAAGGACGCCTGGCATGAGGTGTTGGCGCCGGTTCTGGATGAGGTTGTCACGGCACTGAAAGAGAGGGCTCTTCAGTGGAAAGATGTTCCCATGCTGGCCCGTACCCACGGCCAGCCGGCATCCCCGACTATCCTGGGTAAAGAAATCTATGTGTTTGTCGATCGGTTGAGGAATCAGGCAGAGCTATTGAGAACCATTCCGTTTTCCGCCAAATTCGGCGGGGCGACCGGCAACTTTAACGCCCATCACGTGGCCTATCCGGACATTGACTGGATCGCTTTCGGAAATCGTCTGGTGAACGACGTATTGGGGCTCAAACGCTCCAGTGTCACCACCCAGATCGAACATTACGACAACCTGGCGGCCTTTTGCGACAACCTGAAACGGATCAATACGATCCTGATCGACCTGGACCGCGATATCTGGGCGTACATCTCCATGGATTATTTCAAACAAAAGATCAAGCCCGGAGAGGTGGGTTCGTCCGCCATGCCGCATAAGGTCAACCCCATCGATTTTGAAAATTCAGAAGGAAATCTTGGACTTGCCATCGCAGTTTTTGAGCATCTTGCCGCCAAGCTTCCGATTTCAAGACTGCAAAGAGATTTGACGGATTCGACGGTCACCAGAAATATCGGCGTGCCGTTGGCGCATACGCTGATTGCCTGGAAATCGTTGTTAAAAGGATTGGGGAAATTGATTTTAAATGATGAGGCCATCCGCGCCGATCTTCAGGAAAACTGGGCGGTGGTGGCCGAAGCCATTCAGACTATTTTGCGCCGCGAAGGATACCCGCATCCCTATGAAGCCCTGAAGGCCTTGACCCGGACCCATTCACATATTGACCGGCAAACCATTGCCGATTTTATTGAGATCCTCAAGGTTCCGCCGGCCGTCAAAGCCGAATTGAAAAATATTACACCTGAAAATTATACGGGCATCTATGCGTTTTAA